In a genomic window of Drosophila takahashii strain IR98-3 E-12201 chromosome 3L, DtakHiC1v2, whole genome shotgun sequence:
- the LOC108061095 gene encoding uncharacterized protein, producing MSEKSLEISPNGSLTFTQVNNSHEITIRNVSNKSVTYKVQSTVYGKFNIRPRWGILNPNEHSHVLITMCKDAELSKKGRDKIVVVCMLAPINAVDFDMTSSFWRHNICYDPNIERHQLTCQQMDGGGEGGDKDPKEVEDPGLRIRSRGLFPSFCSIRTPSKYWR from the exons ATGTCTGAAAAATCTCTAGAAATATCCCCGAATGGTTCTTTAACATTTACACAAGTCAATAACAGTCATGAAATCACCATAAGAAATGTTTCCAATAAGTCGGTGACCTATAAG gtGCAAAGCACAGTGTATGGCAAGTTCAATATCCGACCCCGCTGGGGAATCCTGAATCCCAACGAGCACTCACATGTCCTCATAACGATGTGCAAGGATGCCGAGCTCTCGAAAAAGGGCCGCGACAAGATAGTGGTCGTCTGCATGCTGGCGCCCATCAATGCCGTGGACTTCGACATGACCTCCTCCTTCTGGCGCCACAATATCTGCTACGATCCGAATATCGAGAGGCACCAGCTCACCTGCCAACAAATGGATGGAGGTGGCGAGGGCGGTGATAAGGACCCCAAAGAGGTGGAGGACCCCGGTCTAAGGATTCGCAGCAGAGGGCTATTCCCCTCGTTCTGCAGTATTCGCACGCCCAGCAAGTACTGGCGCTAG